The genomic DNA gtaaagTGCATTTAAATCCTGGACGTGGAGAGGATGTCCTCCACCAGGTGTTTGTAGACCCACGCGTCTCCCTTCAGCCTCTGCCGACGGACACCAACGACCTCTGGCCTCTGCAGCAAACACACCTCCAACTCAAACGCCATTGTCACCTTCCCAAAGTCGCCCCAGGTCTGACACTTTAGGGTGTACCTGAGTATAGGCcaaggaaataaaacacagaaacattagGAGTTGATTGAATACCATGTTATCTGGTGGTGTTAAACGGGAAAAGGGAAGATTGGAGTTTATTGAATCAAGGATTGAACGCTTACCCTTTCTGTGTAAAGTCGACATTTTTCTCTGGCAAGATGGAGAGGATCTGGTTCAGAACTTGGTCCGGGTTTGTCTGACTGGTCAGAGTGACATTGTATTGTGCCTACAGGAAACAGGCACAGATTAGAAATGCTGCCTAGTGACACATAAATTATGAGAATATTCCACAATTAATTATCATTTTAAGTGTAACTAAAGCCCTAAAAGTAATTATTGTAATGTTATTTATTGCTTATTAAAAATAAGcaataaatttaaattaaaaatgcatgtaACCACTGTCTCTTTGGCCAAAGACTGGTCCAGATGACCACGCCCCCTGAGGTGCTTCTCCAcccctctcactcacagctccctgcccacttcttggcatttttttcaaactcaGGCATTGAGCGGAGTTAGCCTAAGCTcggggggtttagttacactttaacatGGTAAATATTATCAGAATTTAGTCTGTCAAATGTGAGAATTAGTACTTAATTGAGAAAATTGCCGTGTGTGCGAGACGGAACAGGTACCTTGATTTTGCGGGGTCCGTCACGCACGCCGCGTTTCTTACTGGGGGTGAGCATGGTGATCACTTTATCCAGGCCTCTCTCCAGAGAACCAAACACCTtccctcctcttttcttctttccactGTCAGCCATGTCTAAAGACCGAgacctgcagaggaaacaggGTCTCAACATTTATTCACACTGACTTTGCCTTTGGTCTAAATTGCTCTtccaatgtgaatatttttttaatccaggTTAAAAACACCACTTTCGCCATATGGTTATGATTGAGCtcttttaaatttacattttctcttttaatttttccatttttaatttagtaaattattgttttatgctGCACGATCATATTTTTCTCtgcattttaatcaatttttttcttttcattccttCTTTCTCTATTTATGTTACAATTTTAGCATGTGGAAGAAAACAAGCCAAAACAATTTGTCATCATATATGAGCCATCAGCTGCCCCGATTTATAAAGATCAGCATCAGCCATAGAAATCAGTCGAcctttagttttaatgattactCTGTTCAATTACTTTCCACCCAAAGTCTTCACCCTTGTGCAGGTCACTCACCGTCTCTCAGGGCTGAAAGTCATTATTTCAACATTGGGAAGCTCCTTGATTTCTGTCCTCTTGTTGCGTTCTTTAGAGGCACTGCCTCCACCTGCGAGACACACAGGAATACAAATTAACTTTATTACCTCAGCATCTcttaagagaaaataaaagagggGAAAACTGCACAGGACTGGATTCAAACAGACACACGCATGAACACAGCCCTTTTGCTCATATGAATGGAACTACTTGGCTTTCGCCCTGTGAATAGAAAGACTTCAGTGTACAAAGACACGTagtctgacacaaacacacatacacacacacactttggtgGCAGGAGAACACATGTCACTACAGCCCACTTGGGACAGTGAGCAGAGGAAAAAGACAGCTACACCTGTCAGAGCACACGCCtagggacagacacacacagaccacagtGCACGTGTGTGGACAAGTGTGTCAGAGGTAGCCTGTCCTTGCTCTGGACCTGATGCAGCAGAGCAGGCGACTGTAAATAGAGCCCAACCAAACCCGGACGTTTAAACACCGACACGCTCTGCGGCGGTACATTAGCTGGCTAGTGGCTGCCTGAGTTCATGGTGGAAACTAATGAGGGTGGACATTTGAGCAGTGAATTCACTTTGATGAATAATTAAACCTTTAATGGTTCTCCATTCATATTAATGTTCTTCATTTACAGATAAGTAAATAGAATTAGCTTTCTTGATAATAACCTCACCTTTGAGTTGACAATGATAAGTGTATGCGTCCACTTTCGGGGGCTTAGTGACAgctaaatcataaaaaaaaatatgagtgGCTCTGGGATAAAAACAGGTCAAATAAATGAGTTTATTACCAGAAGACAATTTACTTGCAAATGTGTGGCATGTGGATGTGGCACTTGTGATTATGAGAGCTGCATgaaacagagagggacagaTAAATGGAAAGGGGCAATTGGCTACTGCTACAGCACTTGAAGCTTTGCTGTTCATAGTAAATTAGAGTTATTGagtaaaacaatatattttttttacctttaggAGTGACTGCATAGGTTTTCCCGCCATTTACTTTCGCATTGTCATTCGGTGTGGTCAACACATTCTTGTTGTGGCGTGCATTCTTCTTACTCGACACTGGAGTTCGAGGTGGAGgcaagacaaaaacatcaacatcttTCTCCTGAACAGCAATATTCTCCTTATTCTCAGATGTTTGTTCATGGGCTCTGTCCCTCCTGTCCTGGTGGCGGGGTGCAGTCTTTCGCCCACTTTCCGGAGTTGGGCTATAAGCACGTCTTTTCTCTACTGACGGAGATGCCAGTCTCTTTAGGAGGAAGACAGAAATTTGGTATAATGAGTACAATTCTGTGGAAGAGCCATAGACCTAGTTTCTTCATTGCAAAAGACCCAACACAGGAGCTTTTTTATGTGAATATGCTCCTTTTCCTCAGCCCTCTCACATGAACACATAATAGTCCAAACTTTCACATACCTTATCTTTGTTGTTTGCCATTCCATctggctgacctctgaccccctgGGGTGTATGTTGAGCAACTGAAAGCCAAGGACAATCATCGATGTATTCTGAGCAAAAATCCAAAGAACCCACAATCACAGCATCCTCATCCTCACTAAAATGAAGAGCATCTCCCATCTGGAagcaagacagaaaaaaagaaatggaaaaaacaagacaaaaagatTGACACCGACGACAAGTAGTCAGAAACAATAGATATACAAGGTGTTAAGACTGTGTCAGAACAGCTGTAAAGACCAGGGCAGGCAGCAAGAGCATTATGGGAGTTGTGGTTCAGAGTCTAACCTGTAATCCCCGCTGTGAAGGAGAGAAGTCATCACAGAAAGTTGGTTCAGGGCGCAGACGGACAGGCTTTCCCCTCCCTTTCttggacagcagcagcaggtagaTGGCTGTGGTGTGGTCATAGCGCCACTGTGGGGTTAGACAAGAATTAGATCTCTAATAGAAAGTATGTAAAACATAATTCAAAGGGTGTGATTTCActatcaaaaacacaaaacagccaCTAGAAGAGGAACTGATGAGCAAATAAACATGAATGcaaacatttgaatttgacCACAAAGTGGCACATACCTCTTTCACCAGTGCTGTGGTGCTTTCTCTCGCTCGCTTCATGTTGACAGCCATCTCAGTGATACAATCTTCATCGATGTGGCCAAGCTATTAAACGACATACGTTAAGGACAACATATGTCAAAACATATTGTTGGTGCTGAAGATATAAGCATGCTTCTGTGGTGACTGGAACACAATGCATCAGATCTTTACTGATGGTAGTTTCAGTCATATATGTATACAGGTTAtaagtgtgtatttgtatgagTTTACCGGCTGCCTGCTGTACCACTCCACAGGGCTGTTGTAGTCTTTAATCACCCAGGGATGGTCCAACAAATGTCGAACAGTAACACGCCGCTTGGGGTCCACCTACAGGACACATACAGAAACTACACCTCAATATGCAACAGACAACATGCTTCATGGCCTACAAATACACAGCCAGTCAAAGGCTTCCCAGCTTTGTTGAAATCTAAGGAGctcaaaatgatataaaaaggTAAAGAGTGTGACAGTGCAGGAACAAACTGTTTGAGGAAAATACTGTAATGCAGGAAGTACAACTGTATGTTGCTCTGAACGGTACTTTTTACAGTTAAGAAATTATTTAgctttatgttgttttgatttagaatattaatatgatttgtttgatttgttaaaCAAACTATATTGTGTTATACTGTGTTTGTTGAGATTATTtaacactgaaaacatttgcaGAATCGTAAGCCGAGTGCATAATAAATAAGGAAAAGGAAATTGAAAAGTGAAAACTAACCTGCATCATCTGGTTTAGCAGGAGGACACTACCTGGAGTGAGCCACTGGGGATTGTCGTATTTACCCCTCTGAAGATTATAAAacataaagaaagacattcagCAGCAATTTGGCAAAACTttcaaaaaacataaataaagggAGAGGAAGATGTCTCTTAGAGAGCTGTCTTACCATAATCTTTCTGTAGAGGACCACACAGTTTTCATCATCAAAAGGCAGGTATCCACAGAGCAGAGCGAACAGCAGAACCCCCATACTCCAAACATCAGCCTGGAGAGGTTTCACATCACACAGCAATATTACGACTTAAAGTGAAACAGCCTGGATTTCACAGCTCAGTTGCACAAAGTCATTCACCACTGAATATGATCAGGAGACCATGAAAGAGCAGATTTGTGGAGCAGGCAGGAAATAGTCAACTGAAGTGAAAACTAATTAAGTTTTATGGGTTTAAATAGGGACACATTTCTGAAATTACAACACCACTTATGGTTCTAAAACTTGTAAATACCATATAGCCTCCATCTCTCACCTCTGAACCAATATATGCTCTTCCTTGAATGAGTTCAGGGGCAGCATATGCAGGGCTCCCGCAACATGTCATCAGCTCATAACCCAGACCTCCCTtttgtgagcgagagagagaatatCATTCAGTGATCAACATTAGAGTTTAACTTACACTGGATTTCTTTGGGCCAATGCCAATTTAGGAGGGTTAAAAAGGATCAGGTAATGAATAAGAGGCAAAATCCTTTATAtacataatacagtatattacatatCAAGGTGCTGGGTGTTACAAGTAAGGGAATCAGAGCGCACTCTGGTGGACAAAGTATGTGGTTGACAAATTCTGCACCTTGTATTGCCCTGCTGTggaaatgtaatatataaatTAATTTACCCTGACTTAGATTAAACCaccattatttttgttgttctaGCAATGCCATattgaccatacagtataattataatTTCTCTATGATCAAACTGAAACagccagaaaatacaggaaacgaAACATGGTAGACCTGCcatttccttcatttttaaCTTCTACAATACTTTTCATACTTGAGTAAATGCAGGCTTAACGTGTTTGAAACACAAAGTAGAATAAGGAATGTGATGTTATACCTTAGGTTTGGCACAAAGACCAAAGTCTATGAGCTTCAAGTTATGGTCTTCATCAATCAACAAGTTTTCCTGAAGAGAAACATTACACCAGGCATTACTTTCATATGAAGCTACAgagattaaacacattttggtgcACATTGTGACAGAGAGCGGTTGCTTTTACCGGTTTGAGATCTCTGTGTGCATAACCTTGGCTATGGACGTAGGCCATCGCTGACACGATCTGTCGGAAAAAGACCCTGGTCTCCTCCTCTGACAGGCGGTCCTTTGCTATGATGTAATCAAACAACTCCCCTCCTGGACAGTACTGCGTAAAAGAGGCAAGACAACAGGAAAACAAGGGAATCAATAAATAATCATGAGATTATATGACATAACCACATTCAATAGTCAGCTGTACGTGTGTGCACTTACCTCGAGAACCATGAAGATCTGGGTGGAGGTCTCTATGACCTGATAAAGACGACAGATGTGCTGGTGACTCAGGTTCTTCATGGCCTCAATTTCTAACTTTACACGAGGCAGATCATCCTAGGGAGCGAAAGAggacaaatctttttttattgttatattttaaaaaaacaggagaccttttcatttatttaggtACATTTTCACTCACATTTCCAAATTTACACCATTTCACCAGAAGAAACTGGAAATGATTTGGTCTCTTTCTGACTTACCCCCAAATCCTTCTTGTTCATGATTTTAATGGCAACTTTCTCTCCTGTCAGGATGTGTCGGCCCAGCTTGACTTTAGCAAAGCctcctaaaaaaaacatgtaaaatgttGCAAATTTAACTGATAAACTGACAAAGCTCAGAATTGATCATAAATATTGACATTACCTGAGCCGATTGTCTCATAAACTTCATAGTATCGTTGAAGCTCGTCCGCACCACGGTGCTCAGTCCTCTCTACAGGCATCTTCCCCTCTTCAGTCGCacaataaagtgtttttaaaggacACACGCTTTTTTTCCTTGGTTAAATAAACAATGACACAACTCCCTGCAATTAGAAAGGGGTTTCTTTAACATTAAATACCACGTCAATCCAACGGCATTATGTCTGTCCACAATTATCATTTCACAACTTCGACATCTTGTGGCTAACTGACCACCTGAACTACTCCAGCGCACTCAACATGCAGaagaaaataacaattattCTGACTAAAAGCGGTAAATACTACGAGCAAACGTGAGTGACGTTACCTGTGTTCGTGTAAAATCAGAAGTTAAAGAAGGTAAGCTCAGTTAACATTATGGAGAACGAGCTCTGTTAGATTTTTCTAAAACAAGTTTGAATTTGGTACGTTGATAATGACCTCATTTCCTGTTTCCGTTTTGTGTTGCGCCCCCGCTGCTCCTTGTGGTTAAATACAGTTACTGCAGAGACATACAACTGCCAACAAGTAGAAATCGCCTAAATTAAAATATGCAGCTATTACAGGGataatttaacaatttaatagtatagtatagtattcaGTATTTAGTAGTATACTTATAGTTatgtttttgctattttttgtttgtgagtaGCCAAAGTAAAGATTCAATGAAATTTCTGGAAATGTTGTTTATCGCCCAGGGACAAAGTTATAAGGTAAAACTCGATTCgtgaatttttttcttttaaacaaatgttaaatacaTGATCTTGAGCCATAGTGACACTGTGGAAAACTAAGTGGCATTGGTGGAGGTTTGGGCTTTATCGAGTCAGTGGCATAAGGAGCACATCCCAAATATAAGAGGGTCACTCTACCCACAAAGATGAGCAGAGCCACTAGTAAGTGAGGCAGTATAttcaaaatgaacaaaagatccacggggggtggagtggctcagtggatAAGACCAGTACcttgtgtgcaaaagacatcatggtcgcaagtgcAACTCCACCccctcaattcccttgtaagtcgttttggataaaagcgtctgctaaatgacatgtaatgtaatgtaacataaaatgaccagaaagagattaaaaagtACAAACTGTGTTGTCTCCCTTTTCAGTGTGGTTGTCTCACTCCAAAGCACTAGGACATGTGACTCAAAAGGTAGTGGTTTGTTTCGATTAAGAATTATTTTActaacatttacattacatgtgcATTCATGTGCATGTATACCGTACAAATAACTTGAGGTATGAAAAGCATCCTGTGTGTTGCAACTGTGTTCAAGCTCCTCTGCTTAACCCCGTAGGTATGCAGCTATAGTGGCTGACCAGAGATGTGTATTTATGGTGTCAAAAGGTGTGTGTCTTCACTTGCAACAAGTCACAGGTCTGTAATTAGGAAACACTAAGAGGTGTGCACAGAAACCCCTGAATGGATTCTAATAGACCCTCTGCCTCTGTGATGACAGTATACAACCACTCTCACTGTGACAGATTGTACTGCAAATGCTGCAGTAACTGTTTATGTCCTCTATTAAATGCACTGGCATGGAAAACTTATACTGCGCCTAATCAATATCCACACCAAGACAGCACGCATTTAAGGTCTCACAACAGGCCATCCCAGTCACACATTAGCCTGTGAAATAAAAGCCAGACATGTTTATAGACTGAAAATATTACATCTTGATGTTTGGCCAGTGTGGACAGAGAACTGCAGAGGAATTTAAATAAGTGATCAGTGGTTGCCGTGTCATTCTCATGGTCATTGGGGAAAGAGTTGGTTGTTAGGGAAGTAACTGGTGGTTAGGGGATGACCAGGTGTCAGCGGGATGACAGAACCCCTCATTTGGTATCTGGGGCAGCTGGCCAGGATGGGACAGAGGGACAT from Solea solea chromosome 10, fSolSol10.1, whole genome shotgun sequence includes the following:
- the melk gene encoding maternal embryonic leucine zipper kinase; translated protein: MPVERTEHRGADELQRYYEVYETIGSGGFAKVKLGRHILTGEKVAIKIMNKKDLGDDLPRVKLEIEAMKNLSHQHICRLYQVIETSTQIFMVLEYCPGGELFDYIIAKDRLSEEETRVFFRQIVSAMAYVHSQGYAHRDLKPENLLIDEDHNLKLIDFGLCAKPKGGLGYELMTCCGSPAYAAPELIQGRAYIGSEADVWSMGVLLFALLCGYLPFDDENCVVLYRKIMRGKYDNPQWLTPGSVLLLNQMMQVDPKRRVTVRHLLDHPWVIKDYNSPVEWYSRQPLGHIDEDCITEMAVNMKRARESTTALVKEWRYDHTTAIYLLLLSKKGRGKPVRLRPEPTFCDDFSPSQRGLQMGDALHFSEDEDAVIVGSLDFCSEYIDDCPWLSVAQHTPQGVRGQPDGMANNKDKRLASPSVEKRRAYSPTPESGRKTAPRHQDRRDRAHEQTSENKENIAVQEKDVDVFVLPPPRTPVSSKKNARHNKNVLTTPNDNAKVNGGKTYAVTPKGGGSASKERNKRTEIKELPNVEIMTFSPERRSRSLDMADSGKKKRGGKVFGSLERGLDKVITMLTPSKKRGVRDGPRKIKAQYNVTLTSQTNPDQVLNQILSILPEKNVDFTQKGYTLKCQTWGDFGKVTMAFELEVCLLQRPEVVGVRRQRLKGDAWVYKHLVEDILSTSRI